The Candidatus Poribacteria bacterium nucleotide sequence CGTTTTTAACAAATAGCGATTAGTGAACCGCGAATAGCGAACCGCGAATAGCGAATAGCGAACCGCGATTTAGTTTGAATTTAAGAGGGGTTTCCATCCATGTTCCCCTATCACAGCGTTTTTAACAAATAGCGATTAGTGAACCGCGAATAGCGAACCGCGAATAGCGAATAGCGAACCGCGATTTAGTTTGAATTTAAGAGGTATATTTTTTCATGAAAAACTTAATGACACGAAAAGTCGTCCTCGGCGTGCTGATGACGCTGGTGCTGGGGTTTGGGGGGCAGGGGGTTGTAGAGGCACTAAGTGATCTTAGTCAAGATGGCCTCCCAGATGATCTTACTAATCAAAATGTTGAACTAACTTTGACAACCATTACCGCGCCGCTTAATCAACCTACTATCAGGGAATCTGTGAATGTGAACGTTAATGGGGGTGGCGCGAATTTCGTAGTTGGTGATAGCACGAGGACTTCGTATACTTGGACAGAAGATGATTCGGACCTGTCAGATGGAACGGACGGAAGCCTAACTATTCCATCGTTGACAATTTCCATTCGGAGCCCTGGTGAAATAACTGTTAGAATCAGCGATACCAGCTCAGTATCTTCAGCAGATCGGCAACCAGAAATAGTTCGGACTTATTACGCAGTGAAAAATCCGCTGGATGTTTCTTTGTCAGATAATATTCGATTCCGTGGCGTAACCAACGGTGTTGGATATCCCTACGATCACCGACAAGATATACAGATTTATGGTGGAGACAGCAGACACAACTTGGTTACTTATACACTCGACAGCAGTTTTAATACAGGTGCTCTCTATGTAAAAGAGGGTAACAACCGTGCAAGATTTGGTGACGACTCTCTTGAAACTTCCAGTGCTGCTCAAGTATGGCTGAGTATGGGTGCCAGAACTGATCTAAATACTGCCCTAACTGCTGGGGGTACTAACTTGGTTACTGTCAGGGTTGAGGGCAACGGGAACGAAACAACCGCTGTCTATATCTATGGGCGTCCTCGATTGTCCGTGATAGTAAACGAGTCTATTGATGAGGACAGTCCTGATCAGTCCGGTGGTGTGACCGTCCCAAGTGCCTTTACTGCTACGGTGAGGGATGAGTCAAGTGACGAAGGGGCAGCAGTCCCGAACGTTCCAGTCAAGTTCGAGGTCAAGGATAAAACCATAACCGGTGGGAGGCTATTCCAGACGACTGGGACGACTATCGTTGACTCTTTGAATAGGGAAATATCTGAACCAATGCAGGGCGTTAGTACGCTGTACGTGCGAACTGCTCGTGCAGCATCTCCTAGTGCCATAGTTGATTTCCAACTTGGAACTGCCGGCAGAAAACAGGTAGTTAGTGTGAGTGCTGTAGGTAAGAGCGAAGATGTTCCTGCGTATGCTAATATCAATGCTGATCGGACGTTAAGGCTAACTGGTCGGCAACGACGAGGCACCACGAACTTATATGATCTGAGGATTGTTGTAGAAGACGATGGAGAACCCGCGCCGAACGTAGAAGTAAGTTTCTCTGTGGTTAAAGGGAGTATTCCGTCTCAGGTAGCTGCTGACCGTACTGGTGTTGTTCGGGTCGTTTATGATTCAATGGGTAAGTCAGATCCTTTGACGATTGTTGCGCGTGCCCCCAAAACAGGTACAGACGTTGATGCCACTGATGTTGAGAAAGTTGAGTTAACCATTAACGTCAGCGGGGGCAGCGTAACACCACGGGATAACCAGAATGACAACAACCAAGGCACCGGCAGGGATGCCCTCTCCTTCAACTTGGGAACTTCTATCACGGGTAACGAGGGAGACCAGATTACCCTTGAGGCACGGGCAATTGATCGAGATGGACAACGGGCACCGCAAGTGCCGGTCACGTTTACCATCAGCGATTCTGATGTAGGTACCCTCTCTGCGACTTCTGTGAATACCAATAGCAACGGTGTCGCGGGGATAACCCTCACCCTCGGCGAGGAAGACGGGAGTATCACGGCATCTGCGTCCGGATACGACTCGGCAACGGCGACTATCACGATTACACCCGCACCTGCGGGTTTACAGGTCGCTTCGGGGGATAACCAAGACGGGGAACCGGGATCAGTGCTTTCTTCTGCCTTCGTGGTCCGGTTTGAAGATACCGAAGGCAACCCGATTTCAGGGGCGGAGGTTACCTTCACAGTCGAAACCGGAGGCGGCTCGCTCTCAAGTTCAACGGATACTACCGACTCGGATGGAGAGGCGGAGACAACCCTCACGCTCGGCACGCAAGGGATGCGGAATACCGTCCGGGCACGCGTGGATTCTACGGCATACCCGAACGTCGGTTCTGCGGTCTTCACGGCAGAGGCGACACGCGGTCCCGAGGCAATTGTCGTCGTCGATGGCGACGATCAGATTGGACAGGTCGGTAGACTCCTCGATGAAGACCTGAGCGTCCAAGTCGTGGATAGCGACGATAGCGGTGTGTCTGGGGTGCTCGTCCGCTTCCGGGTTACTGAAGGCAGAGGACGACTCTCTCGCAACAGTGATCGCACGGATCCCGATGGGTATGCCGAGGTCGGGTTCACGCCGACGGCTGACGGTGAAGCGGTCGTTGAAGCGTATTCGACGGGACTCACTTCGGCATTCTTTACCATCAACACAGGCGAACCCCCCGATGCGATTACGATCGTCTCTGGGAATAACCAGAACGGTCGCCCCGGGGCTCGCCTCGCCAATCCGCTCGTTGTTGAAGTTATCGATGAAAATGACGATCCTGTTTCAGGGGTCACTGTATCCTTTTCGGTCACCGCAGGGGGCGGGAGCGTGTCTCCGGCAGCTGCCACGACGAACAGCAGTGGACGGGCACAGACGCGACTGACCCTCGGGGATGACCCCGGTGAGAATACCGTCCGCGCCAGCGTTGCAGGGGTCTCCCCCGTCTCGTTCAAAGCGACTTCCGGCATGCAGGTGCACCTGAACGCTTCACAACGTCCACCGATGTATTGGATCAGTAAGGCAGATGGCACGCTGTATCGGCTGGTTGATGATGCGATCGAAAGTTTGGCACCGAACGTCACAGGTATCACGAACATCGCCGTAGATGCGGCAAATAACGTCCTGTATCTCAGTGTGCAGACGGGTGAGAACCGCGGTGAGATCCGGCGGGCAAACCTCAACGGGGGCAACGTCCGGACGCTAAAGACGCTCACTGCTGTGCCACGCGGGATAACCGTCGACTCTACAGGCGATACGCTCTACTGGGCGAACTCACGCGGGCGTATCCAGAGTATGCCGACGGCAGGGAGCACGAAACTGACGAATGTGCTGGAGAACCTTCGCAACCCGACGATCGTTGTCTCTAATGGGCATCTGTATTGGACGGAGTCTATTGGTCGGATCCGTCGGATTAGTCTGACAGACGCACAG carries:
- a CDS encoding Ig-like domain-containing protein, whose protein sequence is MKNLMTRKVVLGVLMTLVLGFGGQGVVEALSDLSQDGLPDDLTNQNVELTLTTITAPLNQPTIRESVNVNVNGGGANFVVGDSTRTSYTWTEDDSDLSDGTDGSLTIPSLTISIRSPGEITVRISDTSSVSSADRQPEIVRTYYAVKNPLDVSLSDNIRFRGVTNGVGYPYDHRQDIQIYGGDSRHNLVTYTLDSSFNTGALYVKEGNNRARFGDDSLETSSAAQVWLSMGARTDLNTALTAGGTNLVTVRVEGNGNETTAVYIYGRPRLSVIVNESIDEDSPDQSGGVTVPSAFTATVRDESSDEGAAVPNVPVKFEVKDKTITGGRLFQTTGTTIVDSLNREISEPMQGVSTLYVRTARAASPSAIVDFQLGTAGRKQVVSVSAVGKSEDVPAYANINADRTLRLTGRQRRGTTNLYDLRIVVEDDGEPAPNVEVSFSVVKGSIPSQVAADRTGVVRVVYDSMGKSDPLTIVARAPKTGTDVDATDVEKVELTINVSGGSVTPRDNQNDNNQGTGRDALSFNLGTSITGNEGDQITLEARAIDRDGQRAPQVPVTFTISDSDVGTLSATSVNTNSNGVAGITLTLGEEDGSITASASGYDSATATITITPAPAGLQVASGDNQDGEPGSVLSSAFVVRFEDTEGNPISGAEVTFTVETGGGSLSSSTDTTDSDGEAETTLTLGTQGMRNTVRARVDSTAYPNVGSAVFTAEATRGPEAIVVVDGDDQIGQVGRLLDEDLSVQVVDSDDSGVSGVLVRFRVTEGRGRLSRNSDRTDPDGYAEVGFTPTADGEAVVEAYSTGLTSAFFTINTGEPPDAITIVSGNNQNGRPGARLANPLVVEVIDENDDPVSGVTVSFSVTAGGGSVSPAAATTNSSGRAQTRLTLGDDPGENTVRASVAGVSPVSFKATSGMQVHLNASQRPPMYWISKADGTLYRLVDDAIESLAPNVTGITNIAVDAANNVLYLSVQTGENRGEIRRANLNGGNVRTLKTLTAVPRGITVDSTGDTLYWANSRGRIQSMPTAGSTKLTNVLENLRNPTIVVSNGHLYWTESIGRIRRISLTDAQQTIQNIATGLGEPLGLSIAKGKVYWIERDADGSGSLNRSNLDGSNVQALKTFASGVPTSLAVDSGDNKIYWTKGAGKIQRSNLAGKFVRDVASGVMNPTGIALSVAATDGQMATTQPGTRNTEQANNAQSTYSRYDINRDGAVNNADTRAVAAAIGQSGADIANPRTDVDGNGMVDVTDLILVLGNLDDDVAAPTLAIDVKALDIDFDRVQEQVEVLLASGDASIAAQRALLYLQHLLASARPDETVLLANYPNPFNPETWIPYHLSESADVKINIYDAQGVLVRALTVGHQSAGYYTSRSRAAYWDGRNAFGERVASGIYFYQLQTDEMSPLRKMVILK